The window TGTGATGCATTTTTTTAAATTAACAAATTTATTTAATTTTTTTATTTTTGACTTGACATTTAATAGTTAGTCTTAAATTAAAGTTTTCCTTTCCAACTTCCCTCTTCTAAAATCTCAGCAACTACATAATTTTTTCCTAAATCCACAATAACATCTCTTAAATCATCTTTAAAATTATCTGTAGTTATTATAGTAAGAAGTCCCTCTTTAGCATTTGTAGTTCTAACTACTCCAAGCCCCTCATAAGCTTCTATAATTTTATTAATAAAATCTATATCTTCTTTTCTGCTTTTTACAATAAATTCATAACTTTCCATATTTCTCCCTCTATCTCTCTTCCAATAATTTAGCCAATTCAATAAACTGCTCAATAGAAAGATTTTCAGCTCTCTCGTTAAAAGATATTCCTAACTCTGTCAATACCCCTTGAATTTTATCTTTTGATATTCCAAGAGTGGCAAGGTTATTTACAATATTTTTTCTTTTATTTGAAAAAGCTCCTTTTACATATTTAAAGAATAGATTTTCATCTATAATACTCTCAAATCTTCTGTCTTTATAGAATTTTATTCCGATAAATCCTGAGTCAATCTTTGGTACTGGTGTAAAAAATTCCTTAGGTATTGTAAAAAGATATTCTGCTTCCCCAAAATATTCCACTGCCAATGTTAAAACACTTCTCTCTTTTCCAGAAGTTGCACAAACTCTTTCTCCAACCTCTTTTTGTACCATTAGATACACTTCATCAATAAGATCTCTATGCTCAATAAGTTTGTTTATAATAGGAGATGTTATATAATAAGGAATGTTTGCAACTACTTTTGTATTAGCTCCTATTATCCCCCTTAAATCTGCCTCTAGTATATCTCCCATATGAAGATTAAACTTTGGATTGCTGTCAAATTTTTTTCTAAGTATTTTTTCTAAATCTGTATCAATCTCTACACAGTTTACTTTTTTTGCCCTTTGTAAAAGAAGCTCCGTAAGAGCTCCTTCACCAGGTCCTATCTCTAAAACTTCATCATCTGATGAAACTTGAGATACTTCCATTATTCTTTCTAAAACTGTATTTTGATCATTTAAAAAGTTTTGTCCATATTTTTTCTTATGCTTAAATGACATCTTATTCCCCTAAAGTAAGCACACCAACGAATGGTAGGTTTCTATAATGTTCAGCATAATCAAGTCCATATCCTATAACGAAAGCGTCTGGAATTTCAAATCCAACGTACTCAGCTTTTACATCAGCTTTTCTTCTGCTTGGTTTGTCTAAAAGAGTACAGATTTTGATTGAGTTAGGTTTTTTCTTCCACATAAATTCTTTTACATTTGCAAGAGTAAGTCCTGTATCAACTATATCTTCTATTAAAAGTACATCTTTTCCAGTAACTTCTTCATCAACATCTTTTAATATTTTTACAATCCCTGTTGAGTCAGTTCCATTTCCATAGCTAGACACTTTCATAAAATCTATTTTTAAATCTAAATTTATAGTTTTTATTAAGTCAGTCATAAATACAACAGACCCTTTTAAAAGTCCTACACATATTAAATCTTTTCCTTGATAGTCTTTCTCTATTTGTTTTCCAAGTTCAGCAACACGAGCTGCAAGTTTTTCTTCAGAAATTAAAGTTTCTATTTTATTTGCCATTTGTTCCTCCTAAAAATTTTGTCAATTCTACACAGGATATTTTATCATTTACACTATATTTTATCAAGAATAAATTATTTTTATTTTGATTAAATATTTGATCAAATATTTTTGTTTTTTTAGGTTATTTTGTTGATATTTTATTTTGTTTATGGTATCATTTTATAATAAGTATGTTTTATTTTCTTAGGAGGATTAATGAAAAAAACTCTTTTAGTTGTAGTCAGTTGTTTTATATCAATAATCGCTACAACATATTTTTTAGGTTACTATACTTTGGATAAATATTTCAATAAAAACTTTTATTATACACCTAATCTTGTGGGACTTACTCCTAGCGAAGTGAAAGGTTTAGCTGACAAAGATATTATAGAAGTCAAAGTGGTAGGACGGGATTTCTCATCTCTACCTGAAGGGCAAATCTTTATGCAAGAACCAAAGGAAAGACACGTAATAAAAAAAGGTAGAACTATAAAAGTTTGGGTAAGTATGGGAGAAAACTACTTCCAAGTACCAGATTTTAAAGGACAACAACTTTTTACTGTTAAAAATCTTTTAGAAGAGAAAAGAATTAAGATAAATAGAATTTCAAGAACTGACTCTCCTCTATCATATAACTGTATCATCGGAACAAATCCTAGTACAGGTGAGAATGTAAATATAAAAGATGGTATCTCTCTTTTAGTCAGTGGACGTTCTCAAAATAAGATTGTTAAAGTACCTGATGTCATAGGATATACTTTAGTTGAAGCTGAGAGATTTTTAAAAGAAAATTCTATCTTTATTGGAAAAGTTGAAAAGGTAAAAGTAGAGGGACTTGAACCAAATGTTGTGGTTGACTTAAGTGTTGGTGTTAACAGTAGAATTTCTGCTGGATCTAGTATAAATATTACTATCACAGAATAATAGGAGATGATATTATCAAGGGAAATGTTATAAATAAAATCCAAGGATTTTATTATGTAAAAGTAGGTGAAGATATTCACGAATGTAAACTAAGAGGAATTTTAAAAAGAAAGGATAAAAAAGATAATTGTATCGTGGGAGATATTGTAGAGATCTCTGAAGATAATTCAATAATCCAAATCTATCCTAGAAAAAATATGATAAATAGACCTCTGGTTTCTAATGTTGACTATCTAGTTATACAGTTTGCTGGGAAAGACCCAGAAATAGATTTAGATAGACTTAATACTTTGATACTTAATAGTACTTACTATAAAATAGATCCTATTGTGGTCATAAATAAAATAGATCTTTTGACTGAGGAGGAAAAAATCTCCCTTACTGAAAGATTAAGTTTTTTAAAAAAAATAAATATCCCTCTATTCTTTGTATCAACATACAAAAATATTGGGGTAGATGAGGTTAAAAATTTTATAACTAATAAGACTGTGGCTTTTGGAGGTCCTAGTGGAGTTGGGAAATCTAGTATTCTTAATATGCTACAAGATGAGGAAGATTTAGTCGTTGGTGAAACTAGTAAAAAATTAAAAAGAGGAAAACATACAACCAGAGATTCTAAATTTATCCCGTCTAACTGTGGTGGATATGTTATCGATACTCCAGGATTTTCATCTATTGAACTTCCTCCAATAAAAGATTTTGCTGAGCTTATATCAATGTTTAAGGAGTTTACACTTCCAGATGATGCTCACTGCAAATTCTTAAACTGTCACCATATAAGTGAGCCAGGTTGTCTTATAAAAAATATGGTAGAAGATAATAAAATTTCAAAAACAAGATATGATTTTTATAAAAAAGTATATGAAAAATTAAAGGTTGAAAGGTGGAATAATTATGAAAAATATTAAAATAGCTCCTTCTATTTTATCGGCTGATTTTAGTAGATTAGGAGAAGAGGTAGAAAGTATCGATAGAGCTGGGGCTGATTGGGTACATATTGATGTTATGGACGGTATATTTGTTCCTAATATTACTTTTGGACCTCCTGTAATAAAAGCTATTAGAAATAAAACTAAATTAGTTTTTGATGTGCATTTAATGATAACTAACCCTGAAAGATATATAGAAGATTTTGTAAAAGCTGGAGCTGACATAATAGTAGTTCACGCAGAATCAACTATTCATCTTCATAGAGTTATCCAACAAATAAAATCTTATGGTGTAAAAGCTGGAGTTTCTCTAAATCCATCTACTTCACACGAAGCTTTAAGATATGTGATAGATGACTTAGACTTAGTTTTAGTTATGAGTGTTAACCCAGGATTTGGTGGACAATCATTTATAGAAAGCTCTGTTGAAAAAATAAAAGAAATCAGAAAAATGAACCCTACTGTTGATATTGAAGTTGATGGTGGAATAAACGATAAAACAATAGACAGATGTATTGAAGCTGGAGCTAACGTTTTTGTAGCTGGTTCTTATGTATTTGGTGGAGATTACCAAGAAAGAATATCAAGTCTTAAAAAGGAGAACTAAATGGCAAAATATGTTGATGAATTAAATGACGTTTTTGAAAAATTTTATAAATTATTTTATGAATCAGAAGACATGGCTCTAAAAAATGGTATCAAATGTTTAACTCACACAGAGTTACACATCATCGAAGCCATTGGAGAAGATTCTCTTACAATGAATGAGCTTTCTGATAGACTTGCTATAACAATGGGAACTGCAACAGTGGCTATCACAAAACTTGGAGAAAAAGGATTTGTATCAAGAGTTCGTTCTGATGCAGATAGAAGAAAAGTATATGTATCCCTTTCTAAAAAAGGTATGCAAGCACTAGATTATCATAACAACTATCATAAAATGATAACACTTTCTATAATAGAAAAATTAGAAGAAAAAGAAGTTCGTGAATTTTTAGGAACTTTCAAAAAACTTCTTAAAAACTTAAAAAATAAAACTGAATTTTTAAAACCACTTCCTGTAACAGATTTCCCTGTTGGAAGTCGTGTATCTGTTGTAGAGATAAAAGGTACTCCTATCATTCAAGATTATTTCTTAGATAGAGGTATTGGACATTACAGCATAATAGAAGTTTTAAAAAGTAAAGATGAAAATAATGTGGCTCTTAAGAAAGATGACGGAACTATCTTAGAAGTTAACTTATTAGATGCTAAAAATATAATAGTTGTAAAGGCTGAGGATTAATGTTTTATTTAGATGGGGTTTCTCTATCAAAAATAAAATTAGAGCTTAAAGAAAATTTATTAAATAAAAAAGTTGGGAAGATTTTTCAAAATTCTTCCCTTTCTTTAACACTTCATTTTGGAAAAAAAGCTCTATTTTTTACTTGTAATCCGTCAATGCCCCTTTGTTACATAAATGAAGATAAAGAGGAAAATCTTCTTGAAGAAAGTTCAAATTTTTTATTAATGATTAGAAAATATCTTGTTAACTCTGCTCTTGTAGACTTAGAACAACTTGGACTTGATAGAATACTAAAATTTTCCTTTTCAAAAATAAATGAGCTTGGACAAATTCAAAATAACTATCTTTTCTTTGAAATAATGGGAAAATATTCAAATATTATCTTGACTGATAGTGATGAAAGAATTATTTCAGTCCTTAAAAAGAAATCAATAGAGGAAAATTCCATAAGAACTCTTTTTAGTGGAGAGAAATATTCACAACCAATAGTATCACAAAAGAAAAATCCATTTGAAATAACTGAAACAGAATTTAATACAATTATTTCAAATGGTAATATTATTGAAACCCTTGAAGGAATAGGAAAATTAACAAAAAATGAAATAAAAAATTATCAAGATTTTAGAAATATTTTAACTTCTGAGTTAGCTCCAAAAATTTATTTCAATAAAAAAATACCTGTCCTTGCAACAGTTCTGGAAGTAAAACCAAAAGAATATGATGAGGTTATCAACTATCCAAACTTTTGTGAAATGATAAACTTCTATATAAAAAGCAAATCTCTTTCAAATAGCTTTAATCTTTTGAGAGAACAGCTTATCTTTTGTATAGAAAAAGAAAAAAAGAAATCAGAAAAAATAATTAAAAATATAAAAAAAGATATTGAAATAATGAAAGATTACAATAACCCCAAAGAAATCGGAGATATTTTAGCCTCAGTTCTTTATAGTATCAAAAGAGGGGATAGCACAGTAAAAGCCTATGACTTTTACAATAACTGTGAAATAAATATTTCACTTGATCCACTTCTTTCACCGCAATCAAATCTTGAGAAAATCTATAAAAAATCCTCTAAGATGAAAAGAGGTTTGGAAATTTCTAAGCAAAGATTAGAGGAATTTCAAAATAAACTTTTCTATTTTGATAGTGTGGCAACATTTATTCAAAAAAGTAAAACTTTTGAAGAATTAAAAAATATTGAAACTGAACTTATTGAAGAAAAATATCTAAAGAAAAAAGTAAATAAAAAGCCTAAGAAAAAATCAGTTGAACAACCATATGGAACTATTGAAATAGATGGAAAGGTTATCTATTTTGGTAGAAATAACAAGGAAAATGATTATCTGACATTTAAGTTTGCCAAAAAAGATGATATGTGGTTCCATATAAAAGATATTCCCGGTTCTCACTTCATTGTGAAAAAAGAGGATTTTGAAAACTCAGATGAATTTATTTTAAAAATCGCAACACTTTCAGCTTTTTATTCAAAAGCAAATGCTCACGAAAAAGTAGTAGTTGACTATACTTTGAAAAAAAATCTAAATAAACCAAAAGGAGCACCTTTAGGATTTGTCACATATAATGTTTGGGACTCTGTTACAGTTGTTACACCTAGTGAAATATAAAGGAGTGATACTATGTTTCATAAAATAGATTTTGAAACTTGGGAAAGAAAAGAACATTTTAAGTATTATATCAATCTTATCAAAACAAATTATAATCTTACAGCTGAACTTAATATCAGTCAACTTATGGAAAAAGTAAAAGAAAAAAAATTAAAATTTTTCCCAACAATGCTTTACTGTATAATAAAAGCTGTTAACCAAAACAAAGAGTTTAGAATGGACTACGACAAAGAAGGAAATCTTGGGTATTGGGACTATGTAGTCCCATCATATACTATTTTCCACGATGATGATAAAACTTTTTCAGATATTTGGAGCGAATATGATGAGAATTTTGAAAAGTTTTACACAAATGTAGTTGAGGATATAGAAAAATACAAAGATATAAAAGGTGTTAAAACAAAACTTGGACGTGGAGATAACTTTTGTCCTATCTCTTGTATCCCTTGGCTTAGCTTTACAGGTTGTGCAAATGATACCTACTCTGAAGCAAAAATGCTTTTCCCTGTTATCGCTTTTGGAAAATATTTTAAACGTGATGAGATGACTATGATACCTATCTCTGTCTTTGTAAATCACGCTGTGGCAGACGGCTATCACACTTGTAAACTTATAAATGATATTCAAAGTATTATCAATGATATTGAAAATTGGGTATAAATTTTTAAAAAAAATTCTTGACAAAGAGAAAACAATTTTATACAATGTACAAAATAAAATTTTTAGGAGGAAACAATGATGCTATTAAGGAGGAGACAATTAAATATCAATTTTAAATATTTATATTGTCTTTCTGTAAACTAAGATAGCATATATTTCTTTTTGACGTACATAGATAAAAAAAGATAAAACCAGCTATAGTTTTTTAAGGAAGACTAGGCTGGTTTTTTTGATACAATTTTTTAGGAGGAGATTATGGAGATATTAAACAAATTAGAAAATAAATTTAGTGAGATTTTTGAAGACTTAAAAGAGTTAAATGAATATATATACAAAAATCCTGAACTTGGAAGAAAAGAGTTTAAAGCTTGTGAAGCTCATAAAAATCTTTTAAAAAAATATGGATTTGATATTGAAGAAAACTATATTGGAATACCTACAGCATATTTAGCAAAATATTCATCTGGAAAAAAAGGAATAAAAATAGGATATTTAGCTGAATATGATGCTCTTCCAGAGATTGGTCACGGTTGTGGTCATAATATTTTAGGAACAACAAGTATCGGAGCAGGAATTTTATTAAAAGAATATATTGATGAATTTGGTGGAGAGGTTTTAATATTCGGTACTCCTGCAGAGGAAACTTTTGGAGCTAAAGTTGATATGGCAGAGGCTGGTTGTTTTGATGATATAGATGTGGCAATGATTTCTCACCCAACTGGAAAAAATCACGAAAAAAGTGGAACATCTCAAGCAATGGAAGCTTTACAATTTACTTTCAGAGGAAAAACAGCTCACGCAGCTGGTGACCCATACAATGGAATAAATGCTCTTGATGGTGTGATACAATTTTTCAATAGCATTAATGCATTAAGACAACAAACAAAAACAAGTGCAAGAATCCACGGTATAATCTCAAATGGTGGAGAGGCTGCAAATATTATTCCAGATTTAGCAGTTGCAAATTTCTATGTAAGAGAAGCTACAACAAAAGAGATGTTAAAACTTAGTGAGCGTGTAAAAAATTGTGCTAAGGGAGCTGCTCTTGCCACTGGTACGTCTTTAGAAATAGAAAATTATGAATATACTTTCAAACATCTTGTAACAAATGAAAAATTATCAAGTATATATACAAAAAATCTTGAACTTCAAGGGATAAAAGATATTCCAATGTCTGACCCTACTGGTTCTAGTGACTGTGGAGATGTAAGTCATCATTGCCCAACAATTCATACTTATTTCCCAATATCTAAGTGTGAACTTACTGGACACAGCATTGAATTTGCAAAAGCTACAATTACAGAAGAAGCTTATCAAGGAATGAAAGAAGCTATATTTGCCCTTGTGATGACTGGAAAAGATATTTTAGAAAATGAAAATCTTTTAAAAGAGATAAAAGATGAATTTAATCAAATGAAAAAAACTTTAATATAACTTTTTAAGGAGGAGTATAATTATGAAAAAATTTCTAGTTTTAATGTTATCTTTAATTTTATTTGTATCTAGCTTTGGTGCTAAAAAGCTTTATGTAGGAACAAATGCTGAGTTCAAACCTTATGAATATCTTGAAGGAGATAAAATAGTTGGTTTTGATATTGAGCTTATGGAAGCAATGGGAAAAGAAATGGGATATGAAATCAAATGGAATAATATGACTTTTGATGGACTTTTACCAGCACTTCAAATGGGAAAAATTGATGCTGTAATAGCTGGAATGTCGCCTACTGCTGAAAGAAAAAAAGCTGTAGACTTCTCTAAACCATACTTAAACTTCCAAACTGGTCACTCTGTTATAGTAAGAATAAATGAAACTGCTATTGTGAAAAAAGAAGATTTAAATGGAAAAACTGCTGGAGTTCAACTTGGAACAAAACAAGAAGAATTAGCAAAAGCTTTAGGAGCTAATATAGTTCGTTATGATTCATTCACAGGAGCTTTACTTGCACTAAAACAAAGTAAAATAGATGCTGTTGTATTAGATGAACAAGCAAGTGCTAAATATTTAAAAACTATGCCTGAAGTTAAAGTTGCTGATACTATCTATGATGAAGATCCTGGAGAATCAATAGCTGTTAAGAAAGGAAATAAAAAATTAATAGAAGAATTAAACAGTGCTTTTGATAAAGTTGTAGAAAATGGTACTTATGCAAAAATATTAGAAAAATATTTCCCTGAAAAAGTATCTAAATAATTTAATAAAAAATTAAGACCTGATGCGTATAATTTACGTTTCAGGTCTATTTTTATTTAGTTATTATCTATAAAATAACTTCCTTTTTTGCTATTTTTAACACGATAAAGAGCATTATCCGCTTTCTTATAAATCTCTTTAAAATTCATATCTTTTTTTATAATTACTCCACCAATAGAAGCACCTACTGTAACAGATTTATTATTTTCTATATAAGTTTTATTAAGAATATCATTTAACTGCTGAGCTATTTCATTTAATTTTTCTATATTAGAAACTTCTTTCACTAAAAGTGCAAACTCATCTCCACCAAATCTTGCAAAAACTCCAACATCTTTTGCAACAAGTTTAATCTTAGCAGCACTTTCTTGTAAAATTTTATCTCCCATATCATGTCCAAAAGTATCATTAGCCTTTTTAAAATTATCTAAATCTATGATGAAAAATGCACTTACTCCTTCTAACTCTTTGTCACTATTTAAAAATAAATTCATCTCTTTTTCAAAGTTTTCACGATTATAAAGTTTTGTAAGAAAATCATATTTTGATTTTTTACTTATTATCTCCAGTTCTTGTTCTTTTATTTTTTCCTCTGTACAATTTTCTAAAATTCCAACTGTACTTTGAGAATCTACAATTATTGAATTAATCCTAAACCATTTCCATTCAGAATCTTTTTTCTTCAGAGGAATTACAATATTTTCTATACTTTTACCAAGTGTAATATTGTTATAAATTTCATCATAAACTTTAAAAAACTCCGGTTTAGTAACTACAAATTTTTCAATCTTAGTAGGGTGAATCTCATCGAAAGGAATAGTTAATTCTTGTTTTTCCTCTTTTCCATAATAATTGTAAACAACAACTTTTCTCTCTAATAAATTAACTTTAAAGATTATATCCTCTGTTTTATGAAGCAACATTTTAAACATTCTATTCTTAACAGCAATAATCTGACTATCATTTTTGATAACTTTATATGTATAGTAAAATATTCCTAAAATAACCGAAACTATAACAATCATAAATTCTATTAAAACCAACAACATCTCATTTGATATTTCTTTTACTTCCATTGTGTGAAAAACAAGCTTTTCACGAGTGAGAGCAGAAAAAACATACCAATTTTTTATTCCAAGAGGATCGTAAATTATATAACGTCCAGCATCTCCATATTCAAAATAATATGTTCCTGTTCTTTTATTTTCTACATCATCTTTTATTTTTTCTACTGTAATTCCATCAAAATATCTGTATCTTTCAATTTCGTCCCAAAAAAGCAATCCCTTTTTTCCAGAAAAAGAATAACTACTATTAGAACTGCTTATATATCTTCCTGTTGTATCTACTATCTGAAAATATTGTCTAGAATCTTTAGAAAAATTGGTCAAACTCTCAAAATGTGATATTGAAAAATATCCAAATAATGCTTTTGTTTTTCCATCTTTTGTATTTAAAGGAATTGCTATCAAAATTTCAGAACTTTCTGTGTCGTCCTCAACAAGAATATCTGAAATATATCTTTTATCATTTTTTAGTGAATCATCTAAATTTATATCTCTAATATCCCATTTATGTCCATCAGAATCTGAGGTTTTTCCATCAGAATAAATTATTCCAAGTGACTTAAAATGTCCTTTATTTTCAATTCCTTTAAGTTTTTTTAAAACCTCTTCTGCAGTCAACTCTTCTAAATTTTCTGTTTCTATAATAGTTCCTAATATATGAGAAGAGTGTCCTATCTCTTTATAAATAATGTTTTTTATCTGAGAAGAAAGCTCATGGATACGCTCCATATTATTTTGTAATACTTTATTTTTTATCTTTTCTTGATATTTAGAAAAAGATGATATCACAACTATGGCATTAATAAAAACAATCAATCCCACAATTACTGAAACGATTTTTCCTTTTAAATTATAAACTTTCATCACAATATTCTCCATTTAAAATTATTATATAAACTATGATGTTAAACAATAATCTAGCAACTCAATTATACCAAAATAATATCTAATGTCAAGGAAAACACTTAAGCTTTTTTTCCAAAAAATGGGTATTCTTGCTATTTTCTAGCTTTGAATACCCCAATTTTTATTTTTTATAATTTATTGCAAGATTTATAAGAGTCTCATAGTTATTTAGATTTTCATCTTCTAAAACTTTTTCCATAAGATAATCTAAAATCTCTCCTATTATTTTTCCTTTTGAAACTCCCACTTTTAATAAATCTTTTCCAGATATTTTTAAATCTTTTATTGATAATGGAGGTTTAGTTTCTTGGATTTTTTTTAAAATATTTTTTATTTGTTCTAAATCCTCAAGATTACAAACATCATTGTTGTGAGTTCTTCTATCAGCTTCTACAACTTCCAAATATCTATATAAATCCTCTTCACCAAACCGATTTAACATTTTTTTTACAAATATTTCATCAATGTTTTGTCTATAGAGAGAGTGGTATTTTATAATTTTACAAACTCTTTCTGTATCTAGTTTACTAAATTTAAGATTTAACATCAGTTTTTCAGCTATCTCAACAGAATATTTTTCGTGTCTATAAAAATGCCCTTGATTGTCCTCTCCAAAAGTATAACATCTAGGCTTTCCTATATCATGAAATAAAACTGCAAGACGTGTTATTAAATCCCTGCTAGAAAATTCTAAACTTTTTAGAATATGCTCATCAACAGTATAGATATGGTGTATATTTTTTTGGTCAAAGCCTATGGTCTTGCTCCACTCTGGGATTATCTCCTCTAAAATTTTATTTTCTGACATCACTTTTAAAACTTTATAGGCATTTTTCCCTGTGATTATCTTGCTAAACTCATCTCTTATTCTCTCTGCTGAAAGATTTTGTATAAGGTTTTTAGATTTTTTTATCTCCTCAATAGTTTCTGGAAAATATTTTAAATCCTTTGTTGCAAGAAATCTAAAATATCTTAAAATTCTCAAAGGGTCTTCTTTAATTCTCTGTGTGCAATCTCCTACAAATCTTAAAACTTTATTTTCTATATCCTCTTTTGATTTTTCTCCAAAATAAAATTTTTCCCCATCATAGGCTATTGCATTTATTGTAAAATCTCGCCTTTTTAAATCATCATAGATATTTTTGGTAAACTCTACCTTTTGGGTTTTTCTATCTAGAGGTGTTCCTATATCTTCCCTCAGCTTTGCAATCTCATAAGGAATACCGTCCATTTTTATTTGAATTATTCCAAAATGTTTTCCCATCTCTTTAGGCTTAAAATTTTTAAAAATCTCTTTTAATCTCTCATACTCTATATCTGTAACAAAGTCACAATCTTTTGGATCAAGTCCTAAAAAAATATCTCTTACAAATCCACCTACAATATATCCTTGCCCCTCTTCCTTAAGAAGATTCAGTATAAATTCTATATTGTAGTTTAATTTTATCTCCATATCATCTCTCGTTTCTATACAAATTTTTTATATAACTCTTTAAGTTGTGATACTTTTTCGCTATCTTTTGCTAAATCAGATTTTTCAGTGGCAGAAATATATTTTTCAACTATTAAGTCCCATCTTAAATATTCACTTATACATTTGAATTGTTTTCCAATTATTTCATATTCAGGGTCATCTAAAGTTGCAGAACCAACTGCAAGAACACCGATTTTTTTAGGTTTTTGAACTAACAATGCACCTTTCATATAAACTCTATCTATTGCAGTCTTAAGTTGTGAAGAAATTCCCCACCAATAAACAGGAGAACCAAATATAACTACATCTGCCTCAACAACTTTGTCAGCTACAACTTGTCCATCATCTTTTGTTGCACAAGTTCCGTTAGTTGTTTTACAATAATCACAACCTTTACAACCAACTATTTCACATTCTCTTAAATTTATCATTTCCACTTGAGCATCTGTGTTTTGTAAAAATCCTTCTTGAATAGCATTTAAAGCTGTGTCAGTATTTCCTCCAACTCTCGGACTTCCATTTAATAATAAAACTTTCATATTTCTCCTCCTTTTGAAACTTTTTTCCTACCTCTATGTTAAACTTATCACTTTTTGACTCTAAAGTCAAGCTATTAATTATTAAACATTGATGAATAAAGCTTGTAATAAATACCTTTTGTTTCTAAAAGTTCATTATGATTTCCTTTTTCTTTTATATTTCCATTTTGTATAACAAAAATTTCATCAGCATTTTTTATTGTAGAAAGTCTGTGAGCTACCACCAAAGTAGTTCTACCTTTTGAAAGTTCCTCCAACTCTTTTTGAATAAATATCTCTGTTGTATTATCAAGTGCAGAAGTAGCCTCATCTAAAATTAAAATAGTTGGATTTTTTAGGAAAACCCTAGCAATAGAAAGTCTTTGCTTTTGTCCTCCAGAAAGTTTTACCCCTCTTTCTCCAATCTCTGTATCATAACCTTTTTCCAAACTCATAATATAGTCGTGGATATTTGCTTTTCTACTAGCCTCAAATACCTCTTCATCTGTGGCATTTGGATTTCCATATAAAATATTTTCTTTTATTGTTCCACCAAAAAGATATACATCTTGTTGAACTATTCCAATATTTTTTCTTAGAGATTCCAACGTAATATCAT is drawn from Fusobacterium perfoetens and contains these coding sequences:
- a CDS encoding DUF4911 domain-containing protein, whose amino-acid sequence is MESYEFIVKSRKEDIDFINKIIEAYEGLGVVRTTNAKEGLLTIITTDNFKDDLRDVIVDLGKNYVVAEILEEGSWKGKL
- the rsmA gene encoding 16S rRNA (adenine(1518)-N(6)/adenine(1519)-N(6))-dimethyltransferase RsmA produces the protein MSFKHKKKYGQNFLNDQNTVLERIMEVSQVSSDDEVLEIGPGEGALTELLLQRAKKVNCVEIDTDLEKILRKKFDSNPKFNLHMGDILEADLRGIIGANTKVVANIPYYITSPIINKLIEHRDLIDEVYLMVQKEVGERVCATSGKERSVLTLAVEYFGEAEYLFTIPKEFFTPVPKIDSGFIGIKFYKDRRFESIIDENLFFKYVKGAFSNKRKNIVNNLATLGISKDKIQGVLTELGISFNERAENLSIEQFIELAKLLEER
- the hpt gene encoding hypoxanthine phosphoribosyltransferase — protein: MANKIETLISEEKLAARVAELGKQIEKDYQGKDLICVGLLKGSVVFMTDLIKTINLDLKIDFMKVSSYGNGTDSTGIVKILKDVDEEVTGKDVLLIEDIVDTGLTLANVKEFMWKKKPNSIKICTLLDKPSRRKADVKAEYVGFEIPDAFVIGYGLDYAEHYRNLPFVGVLTLGE
- a CDS encoding PASTA domain-containing protein, which gives rise to MKKTLLVVVSCFISIIATTYFLGYYTLDKYFNKNFYYTPNLVGLTPSEVKGLADKDIIEVKVVGRDFSSLPEGQIFMQEPKERHVIKKGRTIKVWVSMGENYFQVPDFKGQQLFTVKNLLEEKRIKINRISRTDSPLSYNCIIGTNPSTGENVNIKDGISLLVSGRSQNKIVKVPDVIGYTLVEAERFLKENSIFIGKVEKVKVEGLEPNVVVDLSVGVNSRISAGSSINITITE
- the rsgA gene encoding ribosome small subunit-dependent GTPase A gives rise to the protein MGDDIIKGNVINKIQGFYYVKVGEDIHECKLRGILKRKDKKDNCIVGDIVEISEDNSIIQIYPRKNMINRPLVSNVDYLVIQFAGKDPEIDLDRLNTLILNSTYYKIDPIVVINKIDLLTEEEKISLTERLSFLKKINIPLFFVSTYKNIGVDEVKNFITNKTVAFGGPSGVGKSSILNMLQDEEDLVVGETSKKLKRGKHTTRDSKFIPSNCGGYVIDTPGFSSIELPPIKDFAELISMFKEFTLPDDAHCKFLNCHHISEPGCLIKNMVEDNKISKTRYDFYKKVYEKLKVERWNNYEKY
- the rpe gene encoding ribulose-phosphate 3-epimerase; its protein translation is MMKNIKIAPSILSADFSRLGEEVESIDRAGADWVHIDVMDGIFVPNITFGPPVIKAIRNKTKLVFDVHLMITNPERYIEDFVKAGADIIVVHAESTIHLHRVIQQIKSYGVKAGVSLNPSTSHEALRYVIDDLDLVLVMSVNPGFGGQSFIESSVEKIKEIRKMNPTVDIEVDGGINDKTIDRCIEAGANVFVAGSYVFGGDYQERISSLKKEN
- a CDS encoding MarR family winged helix-turn-helix transcriptional regulator, with product MAKYVDELNDVFEKFYKLFYESEDMALKNGIKCLTHTELHIIEAIGEDSLTMNELSDRLAITMGTATVAITKLGEKGFVSRVRSDADRRKVYVSLSKKGMQALDYHNNYHKMITLSIIEKLEEKEVREFLGTFKKLLKNLKNKTEFLKPLPVTDFPVGSRVSVVEIKGTPIIQDYFLDRGIGHYSIIEVLKSKDENNVALKKDDGTILEVNLLDAKNIIVVKAED